GTATATAAAAACTAGCTTAATTATGATTGTTTTTGTTCTACTATTTTTAAAAGATTTAAAAAACAATGGGGTATATTTTCTTTTAGCTTTTGTTATTTTATATTCAATATTGGGATCAGTAGATATAGTTGAGGAAAGGCAAAAGGTAGGATATATAATAAATTCTCTTCCAGTTACAAGAAAAGAAATAGTTATGAGTAAATATTTAAAGCTATTAATTATAACACCAATAATAATATTTGTATTAGTTGGATTATCTAGAGTACTTCAAAGTTTTGGAATAGCTGCGCTTGAATTTAAAACAGCTATATATATGTTTTCCATTATTATTGCGATTTACTCCATAAATTATTTGTTTTACTTTATTTTTGGATCAAAAATCTCTGCTATGTTACAAATTATAATTTACGGATTAGTTTGGAGTTTTTCTTTTACATTTTTAGTGAAATTATCACAAGAGGGGTTTATGAATTTAATAGATAAATGGAATGAGTATATAGGGGTAATTTTTGCTTCTTCAATTATAATTTTTGTAGCATGTGCTAGTTTAGCAATAAAACTATATGAGAGGAAGGATATATGATAGAGAGGATATTATGGTATATAAAATATTTAGCATTAAATTCATATAAATATATGTTTAATTTATTTATAAAGTTCCAAATTACAAATATAATTTAGTTTTACGTTACGTGAAAAAATCCAAAGGAGGTGAGCTTTAGTGGGAGTTTAGTGATTAAGGTACACTCTCTCATTAAAGATAAAAGATGATAAATTTAATAAGAAAAGACCTTATCATAGTTAAGAAAAGTATTATTATATTTATTTTATTGCTAATACCAATTACTTATGGATGCTATAAGCTTTCTAATTCTTTTAATTTTTTTGCTTATGTTTTTATAATATTTTTTATGAGCTATTTTACATTTACCATTATGGAAAGCTTTAAATATGCAAAAGAGACACTAATAGTAAATAGTCTTCCAATAAAAAGAGAAGAAATAGTTATGCATAAATATTTAATGCTTATATTGTATGTTTTTATCTTTGGGGTTGTAGTTATGTTAGAGACAACACTTCTTAAGCTTTTTAAAGTGGCTGGAGGAAGTGTGGCTAGCCCTTGGACGATAGTAGTAAGTTTGACATTGTGTTTAATTATATTTTCGTTTTATAATCCATTTTCCATAAATAATACTTTAGGAGCACAAAAATTAAATAGCATAATATATATTTTTGTATTAGTTATTCCTGGAGTGATGAAGAAAGCATTATCAACTTCACTGGGTGAGAAGATTTTAAACTTTATTATGGGTATAAAGAATATAAACTTAATACATTTATTATTCCTATGTATTGGTATTTTATTTTACTTCATATCTTTTGGCATATGTAGTAAAATGTATAAGTTAAAGGATTTTTAAATATAGCTAAATACAAGTAACCGATATTAATTTTCATGAATATAATGAGGTTATAACAATATATTGGGGATGTTTTGAATGTTAACTGCTGATGCAGTATTTGAAGGTGGAGGAATAAAAGCCATTGGCCTAGTAGGTGCTTTATGCTGCTTGGAGAAAAAAGGATACAAATGGAATAGAGTGGCAGGTACGTCAGCTGGAGCAATGGTTGCATCTATGGTAGCAGCAGGATATAAAGGGGAAGAAATGAAAAACATAATCCAAAATATAAACTATAAAGATTTTCAAGATAGTAGAGCATCTAAAATTAAAATTGTAAAGATGTTTAATTTTTTCAAGGATAAAGGAGCATATAGTGGCGACCCTATTGAAAGGTATATATACAATTTATTAAAAGATAAAGGAAAAATAAAATTTAAAGATATATGGGGAGATTCAGGTTCAAAGCTAAAAATTGTGGCAGCGGATATCACTAAAAATGATATGCTGATACTTCCAGATGATTTGGTTAGATACAATATAAATCCAAAGGAATTTGAAATAGCAAGAGCGGTAAGAATGAGTATTGGAATTCCTTTTTTCTTTAAACCTGTGAAGCTTAAATATGATGGATTCAATAATAAAAGAAATAAGGAAAATAAAATAAAATTAGATTATAAATATATAAGTGACTATAAAGATAGTATTAATAATCATGAAGAAAATAGCGATTATAATGATAATACTAGTTACATTGTAGACGGGGGAATTTTAAGCAATTTTCCTGTATGGATATTTGACGTAGAAGGAAGTCCTAGGTGGCCTACGTTTGGATTTAAATTAGTAGAAAAGGAATTAACCCATACTGCTTCAGGAAAAAAAGATTTTATTTCTTATACCATGGATGTGATAAATACTTTATTAGACAGAAACGAAATGAGATACATAAGAGATAAGGATATGGTAAGAACTATATCTATTCCTACATTAGGAGTAAAAACTACAGAATTTAATTTAAGTCAGGAGAAAAATCAACAATTATTTGATTCGGGATACGTTGCAGCAGAAAAATTTATTGGTAGATGGGATTTTGATAGATATTTAAGATTTTACAGAAAACCTATATAAGAGAATAATAATTATATATTATGATTATCCCACAAAAAGCATTACATTCCCTGAATTATGAAATTTCTCTGGAATGACTTGCATAAGAAGCAAAAGAACTGTTTAAATTAAATTTATTGTTCCGAGCTCTTATGCAAGTTATGGAGGAGAAATTTCATAATTCCATTACATTGTACCTTATTGTGGGTTAATCATATTATATACTTGTGTTCTGAGAATATTAATGTTCTCAGATTTTTTATTTATACAACAATAAGAATTAGCAAGATGTTGTAACTTGTAAAAATAGTATTAGATGATTATCCCACAAAAAGTATTACATTACTTGAATTACGAAATTTCTTAAATTAAATTTATTATTCCAAGCTCTTCTGCAAGTCATGGAGGAGAAATTTTATAATTCCAGCACATTGTACCTTTTTGTGGTTTAATCAGTATATTAAATATAAAAAATATTCACATTAGTGAATATAAATTGCAGTATTGGTGGATTAAATGATAATATATTCATATAGGAACTTTAATATAATTTAGCGTAAATGGGAAGTGACTTATAAGTACATGTGTGGAGGTGGCTTATGTTAAAAATAAATTTTTATCAATTGGGAAAAATAGATAATGATAAACTTCTATATGCTGTAATAGTTGCAAGATATAATGGACAGTGGATATTTGTTAAACATAAAGAAAGGGATACTTGGGAAATTCCAGGAGGGCACAGAGAAATTAGTGAAAATATAAATGATACTGCCGCTAGAGAGCTATTTGAGGAAACTGGAGCAAAAAAATTTATATTAACACCCATTTGCATTTACTCAGTGGAGAAGGGGAATATAGAATCCCATGGTCAATTATTTTATGCAGAAGTACAATCACTAGATAATTTACCAGATTATGAAATAGAACAAATAAGATTTTTTAAGGAAATGCCTAAAAATTTAACTTATCCATTGATTCAGCCACATTTATTCCAAAAGGTATTAAGTGTATTAAAAGAATATAAGGAGAATAGAAAATGAGTGAAAACAGTATAAATCCACAAATTCTAGATAAACTTACAAAGGTTTGTTTATGTAAGGCTATATCTAGGGCAACTATTAAAAAAGCCATAGAAAACGGAGCCAAAACTGTAGAAGAAGTTAAGAAAGCAACAGGTGCTACCACAGGGGGTTGTGGAGGGAAAAGATGTACACCTAAAATTCAACAACTTATAGATGAATATAAGAATAAATAAAAATATAATAATAAATAGAAAGTCGCTATCTTAAATAATAATAAGATAGCGACTTATTATTAAAATAATTTTTAACTAGTATGATTATCTCACAAAAAGCATTATATTACTTGAATTATAAAATTTCTTAAATTAAATTTATTGTTCCGAGCTATTATGCAAGTGATGTAGGAAAAATTTTATAATTCCACAGCATTGTACCTTTCGTGATTTAATCACTAGTATACGTTTTTATGAGAAGTGATTGTAAAATAATTATTTTAAAGATTATTATTTACCTCTACCATCAGTATAAGTATATTTAAGTTCATAACCACTACCAAATAGAGGAGTCATTATATTTTTAACGTATTTATATCTATAGGTATTCTTTCTAGAGTAGGTTGTAGGAGCTATAACTGCATCATCGACTAAAAGAATTTTTTCAGCTTCCTTGTAAGCTTCTACTCTTTCCTTCTCATCAACAGAACTCATAGCTTTCTTTAAAAGCTCATCGTATTGTTTATTTGACCATCCAGTTGGAACTATTCCAGCACCAGTCATCCACATATCATAGAAAGTATTAGGATCGTTATAATCTCCAATCCAAGCCATACCAGCTACTTGATAATCCATTTCATCTGTTCTCTTTTGAAGTATTTCAAATGTCATGTATTCAGCTTTTATATTAACACCTAATGCCTTTTTATACATTTCCTGTTCATATTCTGCTGCTTTTTTAGTCTCAGCATCTGTATTACCATGTAAAATTGTAACTGTTACTTTACTTGGATCTGGGTCCATTCCTAATTCTTTTAATCCTTTTATTAAAAGTTCCTTAGGATCTTTATTATCTTCGATCATCTTTTTAATTGGCTCTTCTCCAACAGTTTCTCTAAAGTCTTTTCCATTTAATTGAACTGATGGTGGACACCAGCCATATGCAGGAGCGTTTACTCCGTAAGTTATAACATTGGCGTAATCATCTCTAGTGTATGCAATAGAAAATGCTTTTCTTACATTTGCATTGCTGAATAACTTATCCTTTTGGTTAAAGAATAAATATCCAGTAGATGGTCTATATCCTTTTATATTATCCATTTTATCCTTCTTTTGCTCAAATTTCTTTATCCATTCAGGTTTAGTAACTCCACCAGAATCTAATGTGCCGTTTAATAGTGAACCGTAAGCTGCATTAGCCTCTTTTATTATTTTAAAGTTAACTTTTTCAAGTTTAACGTTGTCTTTATCCCAATATTTATCATTTTTTTCAAGTACTATTTCCTGTTGGTGTTTCCAATCTTTAAGTACAAATGGTCCACAATATACCTCTAATGTACTTGCTTCTGTACCATACTTTTCACCATGTTTAGATACTACATCTTCTCTTTGAGGAAGGAATAATTTAAAGTAGGTCAAATCAAGAAAATAAGGACATGGTTGTTTTAATGTGAATTCCAAAGTTTTATCATCTACAGCTTTTACTCCTACTGCATCCTTAGGACCTTTACCAGCATTATATTCTTCTGCTCCTTTTATTGGCGATAACAAAAATGCATAGTTAGAAGCAGTTTTAGGATCTAATGTTCTTAGTATACTGTACACAAAATCCTTTGCAGTAACCTTTTTACCATCTGACCAATTATAATCTCTTAAGTGGAAAGTCCACACAGTACCTTCTTCATTATGTTCCCACTTTTCTGCTCCGGCAGCTTTTATAACGTCTTTACCATTTTCGTCTTGTTCAACTCTTGTCAAACCTTCATATACTTCTGTAAAAATTTGTGCACCATAATAATCATTGGATCTAGCTACATCTAGTGATTTTGGCTCAATACCTAAATTAAGATTTAAATATTGTTCCTTGTCCATTTTAATTACCTTAGGCGGATCTTTTTTCTTATCATCAGGATTTTTATTATTTTCCCCGCATCCTACTAAAGCTGTAGAAACCATTAAAGTTGCACCAAGAACAAGTGATAATAACTTTTTACTCTTCAATTTATAACCTCCCCTTTAAAATATAGAATTAGAAATTTATAGTAAAAGCAATACATTACTATACATATAAAATTTATTTTGTAAGTATTATTAAAAGGATATTTAAAAATGTATATGTTTAGTATTGCTTGATAATATATTATATTAACCAGTATATGTTAATAGTACAAAAAAGTGTTACAAGTTATTTACAAATATAGACAATAAAATATTGATATTTCCCAATTTTATAATAGTATTATGGTTATTAAAGAAATATAATACATATAAAATAATATATAGTATTAATTTAATTCATGTGAAAATTAGTAAAAGACTATTATATGGAGGAAATTTATATGAATGATGAGGTGGAAAAAGTTTTAAAAATGGTTGATGAGGGCAAAATATCTTATGATGAGGGAGCAAAATTAATAGCTTCTGCAAAAAAAACAAAAAAAGAAGAAGTAAGTATATGGAATTTTCATGATAATTCAGTTGGCAGAAGGTTTTCTGGAGAAAAGATGCTTAAGATTAATATTTTATCTGCTAAGGGAGATAAAATTAATGTAATACTTCCTATAAAGGTGGTTAAAATTATATTGAAATCAAAAAGTAAAATTAATAAATTAAATATGCAAAACTCAAAAGAAATAGATTCTGAAGCTATAAAAGAAACTATTATATCAGCAATAAAAAAAGGTACCGTAGGAAAGATAATTGATGTAAAAAGCGCAGAAGGAGATATTCTTGAAATAATAATAGAATGATTAACCCACAAAAAACATTATATTACTTGAATTATGAAATTTCTCTGGAATGACTTGCATAAGAAGCGAAGGAACTGTTTAAATTTAATTTTAGAAATTCTTCTTTTAGACAGATAAAATTATCGTAAGCCTGGCAAGGACGCCAGGCTAGCGAACCTGAGGCAGGACGCTGAATGTGAGCGTTAGATAATTTTATATGGATAAAAGATTAGAATTTCTTAAATTAAATTTATTGTTCCTAGCTCTTATGAAAGGCATGGAGGAGAAATTTCATAATTCCACCACATTGTACCTTATTGTGGGTTAATCATAGAATAGTTAAATTAGGCACATTGAAATAAATAACAAGTCAGTATGCTAGTCTATTTTGCGTCATACTGCGTCAGCAGAACCCACCGATAGTTCTACTAGCGGCGGAACCTGCTTCCTTATCTGACAGAAAATATACCAGTATCTTTGACTTGTTATTTATTTTCATGTACCTTATTAATACATTTATAGAGTAATTTTATGGAGGATGCTATATGAAAGTTCATATAATAAATAATGATGGTAAAGAAAACGTAATAAATATACCTTTATGGATTTTAGGTATTGGTAATGGCAAATGGATTAATAAAATTATAAATAACAGTAATTCGCACAATAAAAATATAGGAGAAAAATGTTCGGAAAATAATTTGGAGGGAGCTTTAGAAAAACTAGAATTTATTCAGGACATGGATAAAAAACAACTAAAGAAATGTATAAGTGTTTTAAGTGAATATAAGGGATTGAAAGTGATAGAAATTAAAAGTAGCCATGGAACTTACGTTAAAGTAGTTATTTAAAAAGGAGGAATAAGTTATGGACGCAATAGAACTTATGGTGTATGAACATAAGAATATTAAAAGAATGCTTAAAGTAATAAGAAAATATTGTTTAAGAATTTTAAAGGATGAAAAGGTAGACTATAGTGATTTCTATAGAATCATAGATTTTGTAAGAAATTATGCAGATAAACATCACCATGGGAAAGAGGAAAAACTTCTTTTTAATAAGATGGTAGATGAAATAGGATCTACTGCTGAGAAATTAGTTAAACATGGTATGTTGGTAGAACATGATTTAGGAAGACTTTATATTATGAATTTAGAAGAGGCAGTAAAAAAGGTTCAAGAGGGTAATGAGGAATCAAAATTAGACATAATTGCTAATGCTATAGGATATGTAGATTTGCTTAATAGACATATAAAAAAGGAAGATGATGTAGTATATAAATTTGCAGAAAGAAGCTTAAATAAAGAAACTCTAGTTAAACTACAAGAAGAATGTGCTGCCTTTGAAAAAGAAGCAGATGAAAATAAGATTTCAGAAAAATACATTGCTTTAATTGATGAGTTGGAGAGAAAAATAAGCTAGCTAACGGTAATCCAAATATGGTAATTAGGGTTTGAGTTTATTGTGTTGGATAAAAAATGAGTCAAGTAATGAGTAGGGAAAATAGAATATAAACTAAGATAAAATAATGCTTACCACTTTTTAAATATGGAGGTAGGCATTATTTTTTTATTATAAAATTAATAAAAAAATACAATAATAATCTACGAAAAACATGTCAAGTATGCTAATATAAAAGTGTATTTAAAGCAAAGAAATTTATTAAAATTGTCATTTAAAGAAGTTTTATTCATAAAAAAGTAATTATATAGGATAATGTAAATGTAAGCAAATATAAATTAATGTAACAATTCTGATTTGCATATAGACATATAGAATAGGAGAAATTTGACTATGAAAAAAGCAAACTTATTAAAAAAATATATAAAAAGAATTAAACTTTCCCTAATAATATGTATTTTATTAGTTATGAGTATCACCATGTTTGGATGTGAAATGAATAAAAAAATAGGAGGAATAGAAAAAGAAAGTAGTAAGCAAACTTATGCTATGGGAACTATAGTAAGTTTTAAAGTATATGGGGAAAAGTCACAGGAAAACATAGAAGAAGCCATAAAATTATTAGGAAACATAGAAGATAAAATGTCTGTAAATAAGGAAAATAGCGAAGTAAATAAATTAAATTCTTCAGCAGGTAATAAATCAGAAAAAGTAAGTAAGGAAACTTATTATGTTATAAAAAAGGCTATGGAGTACAGCAAGCTTTCGGAGGGAGCATTTGATATTACAGTAGAGCCGCTAGTTAAACTATGGGGCATAGGAACTGATAAGGCAAGGATACCTTCAGAGGAAGAAATTCAAAAAGCTAAAGAGTTTATAAACTATAAAAATATAGAAGTTAATGAAAATGGACAAATTTATTTAAAAAAACAAGGAATGAAAATAGACCTAGGTGGTATAGCAAAAGGCTATGGTGCAGATGAAATAAAATCCATGCTTATAAAAAATGGAGTGAAAAGTGCTTTTATAAATATAGGAGGAAATGTAAATCTCTTGGGAAGTAAAACTGATGGTAGCCTATGGAAAATAGGTGTGCAAAATCCATTAAAAGATAAAGGAGAATATTTAGGTATTTTAACTGTAGCTGATAAATCTATAGTAACCTCAGGAAATTATGAGAGATACTTTGAGAAGAATGGCAAAAGATATCACCATATTTTTGATGTAAGTACAGGATATCCAGCAAAAAAAGGGCTTATAAGTACTACCATAGTTTCAGATAAATCCATTGATGGAGATGCCCTATCTACAACCACTTATGTATTAGGACTAGAAAAGGCTATAAAGCTTGTAGAAAGCCAAAAGGGCGTGGATGCAATATTTGTTACTAAAGATAAAAAGGTTTATGTTACTTCGGGATTAAAGGATAGCTTTAAACTTACGGATGAAGAATTTAAATATATGAATCAATAACCAGTAGGCAATGGAGGAACGGTATGAAAAAAGGAGATAAAATTGTATTAGTTACTATAATGATACTAATCATATGTAGTGTAGCCGGAATTTTAGGCTATAGATATTTTAATAAAAATAGTAAAATAGTAGCTACAATAAAGCAGGATGGTAAAATAATTAAAACTATAGATTTAAGTAAGGTTAGTAAAGCAGAGGAAATAAGAATGTCTAGTGAAAGTGATCATTATAATATAATAAAAGTGGAAAAGGGTAGGATTAGATTTATAGATGCAGATTGCCCAGATAAGATATGTATAAAAGCAGGATGGCTTAAAAAGCCTGGAGATAGTGCTGCTTGCCTTCCACATAAAATTATAATAACAATACAGGGAAAAAATCTTGAGGTTGATGATGTAGCTTATTAATTAGGAGATAAGTAATAAGTAAGAGGTAATAAGTAAGAGGTAAGGATAAAACTCAAGGAGTTTTTTATAATTAATTTGTAAGTAACAGGTAATAATTAATAGTTGTGCTGAAAATTCAGCTTTGCTGAATTTTTTCAATAGCTTTTACCTCTTACTTCTTATTTCTTACTTAATCTGTAATTTGAAATTTTAAATTAAAAGGTTTATTTATTTAAGATAAAGCTTAAGATCTATGTGCGAAAGATGAGTTATTAAATTAGAGATGGATGTGTTGTCATGAGGGAAGTTAATAATTTTAAAAAAAGCTTAAATAAAAGGGTATTTTTAAGTTTAATGGTAGCAGTGGCCCTTGGAATATATGTAATAGAGGCTCAAATTCCTGTGATTTTTCCAGGAATAAAATTAGGACTTTCCAATGTGGTTTCATTAATAGTGCTCATAGCCTTTGGGGGCAAAGAAGCCCTTTTAGTAATGTTTTTAAGAACTTTACTTGGAACTATGTTTACGGGAACTTTATCCTCATTCTTATTTAGCATCATAGGAGGATTGCTTAGCAATATAGTTTCTATAATAATGTATAAAAAATTTAGTAAATATTTTAGCATAGAAATAATAAGCATAGTAGCAGCAGTATTTCATAATTTAGGACAACTTTTAGTAGCAGCATTTATAGTACAGGATTTTAGAATATATGTATACTTTCCAGTTTTGATGGTATCTGCTTTGATTACAGGATATTTTACAGGTTTGGTGGCTAAATATTTTAGCAAACATGTTGAAAAGATGAAATTAGGTAAGAGGTAAGAGGTAATAAGTAATAAGTAAGAGGTAAGGGGGATTTTCCTTCACTGGGTTATGGAAAATCTTTAATTGAATATCAGTAATTGGATAGTAAGAAAAGCTATAACTGTTTCATTAAACGAAGTAGTTATAGCTTTTCTTTTTAAGAGCTCTTACTTTTTACCTTTTCACTCTTACTTTTACTATCTGGTTTCTTGTTACTTATTCATAAATTAATTATAAAAAACTCTTTGAGTTTTATCCTTAACTCTTAACTATTACTTCTTACTTTTTACCTCTTACCTATTCTATCCTACAAATTTTATATTTCATATCTTATTTTTAATTTTCTATTCTCACAGGACATTCTAAACAGCTTCTTCCTTGTCAAGAATAAGCTTTCCATCGTGAGCTTTAAGTACCTTAGTAGGGCACTTTTCTACACATTGCATGCATAGAGTACATTTATTGCTGTCTACTACAGGAAGATTGTTTTCTAAAACTATAGCACTGCTAGTACAGTTTCTAGCACATAGACCACAGCTTATACATCCAGTATTACATACTTCTTTTACTTCTTTTAGTTTATCTTTTGAGTTACAAGAAACTCTTATTATTTCAGAAACAGGCTTAATTTCAATGACATGTCTAGGGCAGATATTTACACAAGCACCGCAGGCAGTACATTTCTTTTCGTCTACCACTGCAATACCGTTTTGAATACTAAGAGCGCCAAATTGACAAACCTTAACGCAACTGCCTAGACCAAGGCAACCAAAACTGCAAGCTTTAGCACCGCCACCAGGAAGTACAGATGCCTCTAGACAGTCCATATTCCCATAGTAAGTACCTTTCATCTTTGCACTTTCACAGCTGCCTACACATTTAACAAAGGCCTTAGTAGGTTCAGCAGCTTCAACTGTAATGCCCATTATATCTCCAATTTTTTCAGCTGCGGCAACACCACCTACAGAACAACAATTTGGTTTAGCAGCACCATCAACCACTGCTTGTGCATATGCATCGCAACCTGCATATCCACAACCACCACAGTTAGCACCAGGTAGACAATCTTTTATTAAAGGTACTCTCTCATCTACTGGTACATGAAACTTTTTAGAAGCATAGCCTAAAACTACACCAAACAAAAGACCTAACCCACCTAAACTAAGGGCGGGAAATAATAAACCATTTACATCCATTTATTTGCACCTCCCATTAATGAATTAATCCTTGGAATCCTAAAAAGGCTATGGACATAAGTCCAGCTGTAATCAATGAAATAGGAAGTCCTTTCATAGCCTCAGGCATATTTTTGTTTCCGTCCATTCTCTCTCTTATACCTGCAAGAAGCACAATAGCTAGCATATATCCAAGACCAGAGCCTAGTCCAGCTACTACAGAACCAAGTAAAGTATATTTTTCATTCATATTGATTATAACTGCACCTAAAATAGCACAGTTTGTAGTTATAAGAGGTAAGAAAATACCAAGAGCCTTATAAAGGGAAGGACTTTTCTTTTTAATAACCATTTCCACAAACTGAACTAAAGAAGCTATAACCAGTATAAAGGCAATAGTGTACATATAAGGAATATTTAAAGGTATTAGAATAAAATTGTACACTATATATGAAATAAATGATGCTAAAACCATAACGAATGTAACAGCAAGTCCCATACCAGCTGCAGTTTCTATTTTTTTAGAAACCCCAAGGAAAGAACAAATTCCAAGGAATTTAGATAGAACAAAGTTATTAACTAAAAGGGAACTAAAAAATATTAAAAATAAATTCATAGAGTTACCACCTCTCTTATGATCTAGACGATTTTTGTTCAATCATTATAAAAAATGGCTATGAAGTTGATGTTTAAAACAAATGCCATTTATTTAGTTATAAAGATTTTTACTAATGTTTTACAGAGCAGTGAGCACAGTTTCCGTCACAGCCTTTAAATTCAGTAATTCTTTTATTTTCCTTTGCTTTTCTTGCATTGAATACATTTATAAGTGCCATTAAAATTCCAAGAGTGAAGAAAGCACCAGGAGCCAATATCATTATGATGGCAGGCTGAAATGAAGACGGCATAAGCTGATATTCAAATATCTTTCCAGTACCTAAAAGCTCTCTTATAATACCAATTATAGTAAGAGAAAGAGTAAATCCAAGACCTTGTCCAAGACCATCAAAAATAGAAATTATAGGACCGTTTTTAGAAGCAAACGCTTCTGCTCTTCCAAGAATAACACAGTTAACAACTATAAGAGGAATAAAAATTCCAAGTGATTTATATAAATCAGGCACATAACCTTGCATTAAAAATTGAAGTAAAGTAACAAAACCCGCAATGACAACTATAAATGAAGGAATACGAATTTTGTCTGGAATAAATTTTCTTAAAAGGGATATAACAAAATTTGATCCCATAAGCACTACAGTGGCAGCAATCCCCATACCAAAACCATTTTTAGCACTGGTGGTTACAGCTAGAGTAGGACACATAGCTAAAACTTGTACAAATATAGCATTTTCAGTTAGGATACCATTTTTCAATCTTTCTAAAGGGTTTGCCATTAGTTATTCCCTCCTTTTAAATTATTTTTATAGAAGTTAA
The DNA window shown above is from Haloimpatiens massiliensis and carries:
- the rsxA gene encoding electron transport complex subunit RsxA — translated: MNLFLIFFSSLLVNNFVLSKFLGICSFLGVSKKIETAAGMGLAVTFVMVLASFISYIVYNFILIPLNIPYMYTIAFILVIASLVQFVEMVIKKKSPSLYKALGIFLPLITTNCAILGAVIINMNEKYTLLGSVVAGLGSGLGYMLAIVLLAGIRERMDGNKNMPEAMKGLPISLITAGLMSIAFLGFQGLIH
- a CDS encoding RnfABCDGE type electron transport complex subunit B, encoding MDVNGLLFPALSLGGLGLLFGVVLGYASKKFHVPVDERVPLIKDCLPGANCGGCGYAGCDAYAQAVVDGAAKPNCCSVGGVAAAEKIGDIMGITVEAAEPTKAFVKCVGSCESAKMKGTYYGNMDCLEASVLPGGGAKACSFGCLGLGSCVKVCQFGALSIQNGIAVVDEKKCTACGACVNICPRHVIEIKPVSEIIRVSCNSKDKLKEVKEVCNTGCISCGLCARNCTSSAIVLENNLPVVDSNKCTLCMQCVEKCPTKVLKAHDGKLILDKEEAV
- a CDS encoding Gx transporter family protein, which translates into the protein MREVNNFKKSLNKRVFLSLMVAVALGIYVIEAQIPVIFPGIKLGLSNVVSLIVLIAFGGKEALLVMFLRTLLGTMFTGTLSSFLFSIIGGLLSNIVSIIMYKKFSKYFSIEIISIVAAVFHNLGQLLVAAFIVQDFRIYVYFPVLMVSALITGYFTGLVAKYFSKHVEKMKLGKR
- the rsxE gene encoding electron transport complex subunit RsxE; protein product: MANPLERLKNGILTENAIFVQVLAMCPTLAVTTSAKNGFGMGIAATVVLMGSNFVISLLRKFIPDKIRIPSFIVVIAGFVTLLQFLMQGYVPDLYKSLGIFIPLIVVNCVILGRAEAFASKNGPIISIFDGLGQGLGFTLSLTIIGIIRELLGTGKIFEYQLMPSSFQPAIIMILAPGAFFTLGILMALINVFNARKAKENKRITEFKGCDGNCAHCSVKH